In Brevibacillus brevis, a genomic segment contains:
- a CDS encoding cytidine deaminase → MDKQALMAQAIEARKRAYVPYSGFHVGAALLTEEGKVYLGGNIENAAYSLCNCAERTALFKAYSEGDKRYKALAVAADTPKAVSPCGACRQVMAELCPPEMPVYLTNLNGDVWETTVSALIPGAFTKEDLRG, encoded by the coding sequence ATGGATAAACAAGCATTGATGGCACAGGCGATCGAAGCGAGGAAGCGGGCGTATGTGCCGTACTCCGGCTTTCATGTCGGGGCAGCGCTTTTGACGGAAGAAGGGAAAGTCTATCTCGGCGGCAACATCGAAAACGCTGCCTACTCCCTGTGCAATTGCGCAGAGCGGACGGCGCTGTTCAAAGCGTATTCCGAAGGAGACAAACGCTACAAGGCTTTGGCCGTCGCGGCCGATACACCCAAGGCGGTATCCCCGTGCGGTGCGTGCCGTCAGGTCATGGCTGAGCTGTGCCCGCCCGAGATGCCTGTCTATTTGACCAACCTGAACGGCGATGTTTGGGAAACGACTGTATCCGCCCTGATCCCCGGGGCGTTCACCAAGGAGGATTTACGTGGATAA
- the ybeY gene encoding rRNA maturation RNase YbeY — protein MLAVEILHEDVEPLEENLQSLITRCLEAAAVQEEVSGEVVVTIVSNERIHELNRDYRGVDRPTDVLSFAMNEPGEGEMEIYLDEGDLEEFPNMLGDIIISLPKAQEQAEDYGHSLERELGFLAVHGFLHLLGYDHGTQEEEKEMFSRQEAVLEKIGLTR, from the coding sequence GTGCTAGCCGTTGAAATACTTCATGAAGACGTAGAACCGCTCGAGGAAAACTTGCAAAGCTTGATTACCCGTTGCCTGGAGGCAGCTGCCGTCCAGGAGGAAGTGAGCGGGGAAGTCGTCGTCACCATCGTCAGCAACGAGCGGATCCATGAGCTGAACCGCGACTATCGGGGCGTGGATCGGCCGACGGATGTCTTGTCGTTCGCCATGAATGAACCGGGCGAAGGCGAGATGGAAATTTATCTGGACGAAGGCGACCTGGAAGAGTTTCCGAACATGCTCGGCGACATCATCATTTCGCTCCCGAAAGCGCAGGAGCAAGCCGAAGACTACGGGCATTCGCTGGAAAGAGAGCTCGGTTTTCTCGCCGTGCACGGCTTTCTGCACTTGCTTGGCTACGACCACGGCACGCAGGAAGAGGAAAAGGAAATGTTTTCCCGTCAAGAAGCAGTACTTGAGAAAATCGGCCTGACGAGGTAG
- the era gene encoding GTPase Era: MDNRTTKKAFKSGFVSIVGRPNVGKSTLLNHIVGTKIAIMSNKPQTTRNKITAVHTTEEGQIIFLDTPGIHKPQSKLGNYMVTVAENTLNEVDLVLFVVDATEKRGAGDEYIIERLKQVKTPVFLVINKIDKVHPEALLPIIDDYRKLYDFKQIVPISALEGNNTGSLTEAIFAEMEEGPMFYPADQVTDHPERFVVAELIREKVLHLTREEVPHSIAVVVEEMKRGENGKTLYIYAAIYVERDSQRGILIGEKGQMLKEIGRRARKDIERLLGDKVFLELWIKVKKDWRNQERMLRNFGFYDEE; this comes from the coding sequence GTGGATAACCGCACTACCAAGAAAGCATTCAAGTCCGGCTTCGTCTCGATTGTCGGCCGGCCGAACGTCGGAAAGTCGACATTGCTCAACCACATCGTCGGCACCAAGATCGCGATCATGTCCAACAAGCCGCAGACCACCCGCAACAAAATTACAGCGGTGCATACCACCGAGGAAGGACAAATCATCTTCCTCGACACGCCGGGTATTCACAAGCCGCAGTCCAAGCTGGGCAACTACATGGTGACCGTAGCGGAAAACACGTTGAACGAGGTCGATCTGGTCCTGTTTGTCGTCGATGCGACGGAAAAGCGCGGAGCCGGAGACGAGTACATCATCGAACGGCTGAAGCAGGTGAAAACGCCTGTATTCCTGGTCATCAACAAAATTGACAAAGTCCATCCGGAAGCTTTGCTGCCGATCATCGACGACTACCGCAAGCTGTACGATTTCAAGCAGATTGTCCCGATTTCCGCACTGGAAGGGAACAATACGGGCTCCCTTACCGAAGCCATTTTTGCTGAAATGGAAGAAGGGCCGATGTTTTATCCGGCCGATCAGGTGACCGATCATCCCGAGCGCTTTGTCGTGGCAGAGCTGATTCGGGAAAAGGTGCTGCATTTGACGCGGGAAGAAGTGCCGCATTCCATCGCAGTCGTCGTCGAGGAAATGAAGCGCGGGGAGAACGGCAAGACGCTGTACATTTACGCTGCCATCTATGTGGAGCGCGATTCCCAGCGCGGCATCCTGATCGGGGAAAAAGGCCAGATGCTCAAAGAGATCGGCCGCCGTGCGCGCAAAGACATCGAGCGTCTTCTCGGTGACAAAGTGTTTCTGGAGCTGTGGATCAAAGTGAAGAAGGACTGGCGCAACCAGGAGCGGATGCTGCGCAACTTCGGCTTCTACGACGAAGAGTAG
- a CDS encoding diacylglycerol kinase family protein gives MKEWRRLVRSFSYAWQGIVHTVKTQRNMQIHVAAAVVVLAAAWWLHIPRSDVLLVFFSIALVFSLELVNTAVEAVVDLASPQWHAKAKAAKDASAGAVLIAALTSVAIGLAIFGPPLYHKMTAWFFA, from the coding sequence GTGAAAGAATGGCGCAGACTGGTGCGCAGTTTTTCCTACGCCTGGCAAGGGATTGTCCATACCGTGAAGACACAGCGAAACATGCAAATTCACGTTGCGGCTGCCGTTGTTGTGCTGGCGGCCGCTTGGTGGCTGCATATTCCCCGCAGCGATGTTTTGCTGGTCTTTTTTTCTATCGCGCTGGTCTTCTCCCTGGAGCTCGTCAACACGGCAGTGGAGGCAGTGGTCGACCTGGCATCGCCGCAGTGGCACGCCAAGGCGAAGGCGGCCAAGGATGCCAGCGCGGGAGCCGTCCTGATCGCGGCCCTCACATCAGTAGCGATCGGCCTTGCGATTTTCGGACCGCCACTGTATCACAAAATGACTGCTTGGTTTTTTGCGTAA
- a CDS encoding YqzL family protein, translating to MLRDFSWRVFASTGDIHAYLLYRDHHQTDGADEEASFDLAQEELGESQACL from the coding sequence ATGCTTCGTGACTTTTCTTGGAGAGTTTTCGCTTCTACCGGTGACATCCATGCTTACCTTCTCTACCGGGATCACCATCAAACGGATGGTGCTGACGAGGAGGCCTCCTTTGATCTCGCCCAGGAAGAGTTGGGTGAATCGCAGGCATGCTTGTAA
- a CDS encoding PhoH family protein yields MHLQDEVRIPFADASEALLLFGPHDAYLTLIEENSSAKIMTREGELVISGDKPEVDKLAELIGILLQLIRRGIALSERDISYAMMLSREGQASQLLDVYDEEVARTQRGKTIRAKTLGQRHYLSAIKKKDIVFGIGPAGTGKTYLAVVTAVTALKNGRVKRIVLTRPAVEAGESLGFLPGDLQEKVDPYLRPLYDALYDMLGNEQVAKMMERGLIEVAPLAYMRGRTLEDSFVILDEAQNTTPEQMKMFLTRLGFGSKMVITGDVTQVDLPKGKKSGLREAQRILSPIPDVAFIHFQEGDVVRHSLVQKIIQAYAKEEVEHQYQ; encoded by the coding sequence TTGCACCTACAAGATGAGGTAAGAATCCCATTTGCAGACGCATCTGAGGCCTTGCTTTTGTTCGGACCACACGACGCGTACTTGACTTTGATCGAAGAAAACAGTTCCGCCAAAATCATGACGCGGGAAGGCGAGCTCGTGATCAGCGGCGACAAGCCGGAAGTGGATAAGCTGGCTGAACTGATCGGTATCTTGCTGCAACTGATCCGCAGAGGGATTGCCCTGTCCGAACGCGACATCTCGTACGCGATGATGTTAAGCAGAGAAGGTCAGGCATCGCAATTGCTGGACGTATACGACGAAGAAGTGGCCCGTACCCAACGGGGGAAGACGATTCGAGCGAAAACACTCGGACAGCGCCATTATTTGTCCGCGATCAAAAAGAAGGACATCGTATTCGGAATCGGACCGGCCGGAACCGGGAAGACGTATCTGGCAGTGGTGACGGCGGTCACCGCGCTCAAAAACGGGCGGGTGAAACGGATCGTGCTGACCCGGCCAGCAGTGGAAGCAGGGGAAAGCCTCGGATTTTTGCCAGGGGATTTGCAGGAGAAGGTAGACCCGTACCTGCGGCCTCTCTACGATGCCTTGTACGACATGCTGGGCAATGAACAGGTCGCCAAAATGATGGAGCGAGGGCTGATCGAGGTGGCGCCGTTGGCGTATATGCGCGGCCGGACGCTGGAAGACTCGTTCGTTATTTTGGATGAAGCGCAAAACACGACTCCCGAGCAGATGAAAATGTTTTTGACACGCCTTGGCTTCGGCTCCAAAATGGTCATTACCGGCGACGTGACACAGGTCGATTTGCCCAAAGGGAAAAAGTCGGGGCTTCGGGAAGCGCAGCGAATTCTGAGCCCGATCCCGGACGTAGCCTTCATCCATTTTCAGGAGGGCGACGTGGTCCGTCACAGCCTGGTGCAAAAGATCATTCAGGCGTATGCCAAAGAGGAAGTCGAACACCAGTATCAATAA
- the recO gene encoding DNA repair protein RecO yields MLVKWEGIVIRSVDYGESSKVVTLFTRENGKLAIMARGAKKTKSRLAAVSQLFSHGYYLCKAGPGSGMPDLSQGDVMESFRDLRQSLDATAYAAYIAELLDRLTHEREPNPYLFQLLAHTLRHLDEGRDAEILCRIFETKMLMVAGISPQLSACANCGAEREPYAISVSQGGLLCPVCLPSDPYAIAVTPSTWKLLRLFQVFDLERLGEIEVKAATRNQLKHVLRSFMDEHLDLRLKSRAFLEQLERLSPPGRAD; encoded by the coding sequence ATGCTTGTAAAGTGGGAAGGAATTGTCATTCGCAGCGTGGACTATGGCGAGTCCAGCAAAGTGGTGACATTGTTTACCCGGGAGAACGGTAAATTGGCAATCATGGCGCGAGGAGCCAAGAAAACCAAAAGCCGTCTGGCAGCCGTCTCCCAGTTGTTTTCGCATGGCTACTATCTGTGCAAGGCAGGGCCCGGCAGCGGCATGCCTGATCTCTCCCAGGGAGATGTCATGGAGTCGTTCCGGGACTTGCGGCAAAGCCTCGATGCGACGGCTTATGCCGCATACATAGCAGAGCTGTTGGATCGTTTGACGCACGAACGGGAGCCTAATCCGTATCTGTTTCAACTGCTTGCACACACCCTCCGGCATCTGGACGAGGGAAGAGATGCAGAAATTCTCTGCCGAATTTTTGAAACCAAGATGCTCATGGTAGCCGGGATCTCGCCGCAATTGTCCGCATGCGCAAACTGTGGTGCAGAAAGGGAGCCTTATGCGATCAGCGTGTCGCAAGGGGGACTTTTGTGCCCTGTTTGCCTGCCATCCGATCCTTATGCGATAGCGGTCACTCCTTCGACCTGGAAGCTTCTTCGGCTTTTCCAGGTATTTGATTTGGAGCGGCTGGGCGAAATTGAGGTGAAAGCGGCGACCCGCAATCAACTGAAGCATGTGCTTCGCAGCTTCATGGACGAGCATCTGGATCTGCGGTTGAAAAGTCGCGCGTTTCTGGAACAGCTGGAACGGTTGTCCCCGCCTGGACGTGCGGATTGA